In Lactococcus protaetiae, the genomic window AAGTTGATGCTCATTCATCTTTGATTTTGTTATTATAAAGCGTTGTCATATTTTATAGGGGTGGAACTTGTGAGTGAAGCGTGGTAAAATATAGAGAAGTATATCTTAGAACTATATAAAAGTAAGGGATGTGGTTTTTATATTGTGTACTAGATTAACTTTAAAATGGTATATTTTATTAGTTAATCTGCACGCGTAATTAATCAAAAACAGAACGTCTTTTGGCTAATTCGGTGTAGGTAAACATATTAAAACTAGATTGATAATAATAATGAAAATATTAGCATTAGATAGCTCTTCAATTGCATTGTCCGTGGCTCTCGTTGAGGATGGAAAGTTACTTGGGGAAGTTAATTTAAATTTAAAAAAGAATCATAGTACAACACTTATGACGTCGATTGATTTTTTGATGGAACAGGCGAATCTTGAGGCAAAGGATATTGACAGAATCGCTGTGGCAAATGGCCCAGGTTCGTATACGGGACTGCGCTTAGCTGCAACTGTTGGGAAAACATTGGCTTATTCACTGAATAAAGAAATTGTTGGTGTGTCAAGTTTGTTGTCAATAGCCCTTAGGGTCAAAGGAGCAGAATATTTGGTTGTTCCTGTAATGGATGCAAGACGTGGCAATGCTTATACAGCGGTTTATCAGGATGGGAAATCTGTCATTACTGACCAACACTGTGTTTTTAGTGAATTTCTAAGTCGACTATCATCTGATTGTCCTGTCAGTACTGACAGAATTGTTTTTACGGGTGAAACAGAGCAGTTCCTTGAAGATATTGAGCGAGCTGGTTTTGACAGAGGTCAAGTGGTTACTGACAGCTTACAAAAATTGCCGTCAGCATATGAAATTGGGAAGATTGCGGAGCATCTCACTCCTGAAAATGTGCACAGTTTTGTGCCAAACTACCTTAAAAAAGTAGAAGCTGAAGAGAAATGGTTGGAAACTCATGAAGAAGCTGAAAACGCTGCTGACAACTACGTTCAAAGGGTTTAAGAGCAAAGGTTTTAATCCACGTCGTTATCTTGAAATGGTGGATGTCGAATTGGAACATGACAAGGATGGGGTGCATTATCGCTTGGCTGAGCGTTCGGATATTGTAGCGTTGCTTGCGATTGAGCGTGATGTCTATAATGGTGATATTCCGTGGACATTTTCACACTTTGAGCATGAAATTGTGAAAAATAATGATGCCTTTTTTGTGATTGCTGAACTTTCTGGAAGTGTGGTAGGATTTGTCGGCACACGCATTAATCATCATGGTGCGGATGCTCAT contains:
- the tsaB gene encoding tRNA (adenosine(37)-N6)-threonylcarbamoyltransferase complex dimerization subunit type 1 TsaB; translation: MKILALDSSSIALSVALVEDGKLLGEVNLNLKKNHSTTLMTSIDFLMEQANLEAKDIDRIAVANGPGSYTGLRLAATVGKTLAYSLNKEIVGVSSLLSIALRVKGAEYLVVPVMDARRGNAYTAVYQDGKSVITDQHCVFSEFLSRLSSDCPVSTDRIVFTGETEQFLEDIERAGFDRGQVVTDSLQKLPSAYEIGKIAEHLTPENVHSFVPNYLKKVEAEEKWLETHEEAENAADNYVQRV
- the rimI gene encoding ribosomal protein S18-alanine N-acetyltransferase gives rise to the protein MKKLKTLLTTTFKGFKSKGFNPRRYLEMVDVELEHDKDGVHYRLAERSDIVALLAIERDVYNGDIPWTFSHFEHEIVKNNDAFFVIAELSGSVVGFVGTRINHHGADAHITNLAVFKAFQGRQIASTLIGQLVQLMSLLGKSEMTLEVRRDNTKAQGLYRRQGFETTKILPQYYEDGGDAIWMVKKLRHEN